One bacterium DNA segment encodes these proteins:
- a CDS encoding N-acetylmuramoyl-L-alanine amidase: MRIIRKLPFVLLAVLALFLPAFAGEEETAKQLEILKERIRSEAGIEVAPATGEAVPPEVEITVLPGDTHLRLAQDMTGSPKAERLLKSLAPSLEPGKKLKIPRTLLLSPLADHRSVSFRLNEPHVSLWSLVNEELDPENGDAAFVAVRNVQRLNHITDPSKMVDGQKILVPEALLPVTFRPRPSIFVFRDYRCEDLKNLKRQAPSAEIPEKFVRKLKKNGLWEQQTVRPSVDMVVVHTTEHEGAPFDNVANYIRKNRLANYLIGPGGDIYEVIPERFRSFGCGQSLWNGVYNVDHRAINIELYADTATPEIFSPITTAQYEALKSLLEDIYARRPEIHPGRVLTHKMVALNYKYEMRSRKGDPYVFDWTLAGLPDNSALVDQDLALGRAVICDNKVDAPKITCGQTEAMRIVRSL, translated from the coding sequence ATGAGAATCATCAGAAAGCTCCCTTTTGTCCTCCTTGCGGTTTTGGCGCTCTTCCTTCCGGCCTTCGCCGGGGAGGAGGAGACGGCGAAACAGCTTGAGATTTTAAAAGAGCGCATCCGCTCCGAGGCCGGGATCGAGGTCGCTCCCGCCACCGGGGAGGCTGTCCCGCCGGAGGTGGAGATTACCGTCCTTCCGGGCGACACCCATCTTCGCCTCGCGCAGGATATGACCGGCTCTCCCAAGGCCGAGCGGCTGCTGAAATCCCTCGCTCCCTCTCTGGAGCCGGGCAAAAAGCTGAAGATTCCCCGAACCCTCCTTCTCTCCCCGCTGGCGGATCACAGGTCGGTCTCCTTCAGGCTTAACGAACCCCACGTCTCTCTCTGGTCGCTGGTGAACGAGGAACTCGACCCCGAAAACGGAGACGCGGCTTTCGTCGCCGTCCGCAACGTCCAGAGACTGAACCACATCACCGACCCCTCGAAGATGGTGGACGGGCAGAAGATACTCGTCCCCGAGGCGCTCCTCCCCGTCACCTTCAGGCCGCGCCCCTCCATCTTCGTCTTCCGGGACTACCGGTGCGAGGATTTAAAGAACCTTAAAAGACAGGCTCCTTCCGCTGAGATACCGGAAAAGTTCGTGCGAAAGCTCAAGAAAAACGGACTCTGGGAGCAGCAGACCGTAAGGCCTTCTGTGGACATGGTGGTCGTTCACACCACAGAGCATGAAGGCGCGCCCTTCGACAACGTGGCGAACTACATCCGCAAGAACCGGCTTGCAAACTACCTCATCGGCCCCGGAGGGGACATTTACGAGGTAATCCCCGAGCGCTTCCGCTCCTTCGGCTGCGGTCAGAGCCTCTGGAACGGCGTCTACAACGTCGATCACAGGGCGATAAACATCGAGTTGTACGCCGATACCGCCACCCCCGAAATCTTCTCTCCGATAACCACGGCGCAGTACGAGGCGCTAAAGAGCCTCCTCGAAGACATCTACGCCAGACGCCCCGAGATTCACCCCGGCCGCGTCCTCACCCACAAGATGGTCGCCCTGAACTACAAATACGAGATGCGCTCCCGCAAGGGCGACCCCTACGTCTTCGACTGGACACTGGCGGGCCTCCCGGACAACTCAGCGCTGGTGGATCAGGACCTCGCCCTCGGCAGAGCCGTAATCTGCGACAACAAGGTTGACGCCCCCAAAATTACCTGCGGCCAGACCGAGGCGATGCGAATCGTAAGAAGCCTCTAG
- a CDS encoding right-handed parallel beta-helix repeat-containing protein, with protein MAGAGNLRFLRLVPAALLFLLILTSPAAAKTIIADTEWSGSVLVEEDLRVAPGATLTIAAGTKVLFAEAVSTKTDPSFFSPQTEITVEGKLVAAGTPDAPVTFEPQTGYWGGIIAAPKGEVILRNAVLARAEEALLVDGGTLRAQKTVVRGSDFGLVLAPERIFEGDGLSLESCKVGVVDMAGKADSIAGVTVKDAEDAAFLSFAYTRETPETPVLPEPKGPEREFVGDYTVEGKESWRGVVTISGRVTVPPGSVLNIEPGTRVRFRKKDTDGDNLGEGELLVTGSIRAVGLKENPIVFESAERSPSPGDWDKVSVISSEDPENVFENTLFRYGVQGLHGHFSNLTVRDSTFVSNIRAVQFQESERTTVTGSTFIGNKQAVRFRDSAVTIENCFFSGNDYSVHAFRGSLDFRGNRVIGSKLGGMLAKECSLKVENNLFDLGRNSLKVKGEGAFLTLRANKLLRNTESALSLSYAEGEITGNEFDLAGLDLVGVEEGKVAFRDNVFGLAKRHSIHLSGSKGIDAAQNWWNPENPPEKSIYDGKDDPSLGLVTFEPAKEWATRPH; from the coding sequence ATGGCTGGTGCGGGGAATCTGAGGTTTTTGCGGCTCGTCCCCGCCGCGCTCCTGTTTCTACTCATCCTGACTTCTCCGGCGGCAGCTAAAACTATAATCGCGGATACCGAGTGGTCCGGCAGCGTCCTCGTCGAGGAGGATCTGCGCGTCGCCCCCGGAGCGACCCTTACCATCGCCGCCGGAACGAAAGTCCTCTTCGCCGAAGCCGTCAGCACCAAGACCGACCCCTCCTTTTTCAGCCCCCAGACGGAGATAACCGTAGAAGGAAAGCTTGTGGCCGCCGGGACCCCGGACGCGCCGGTGACCTTCGAGCCCCAGACAGGCTATTGGGGCGGAATTATCGCCGCGCCAAAGGGCGAGGTCATTTTGCGTAACGCGGTCCTCGCCCGCGCCGAGGAGGCGCTGCTGGTAGACGGCGGGACTCTTCGGGCTCAAAAAACAGTGGTGAGAGGCTCGGACTTCGGTCTGGTTCTCGCGCCTGAGAGGATTTTCGAGGGTGACGGCCTTTCGCTGGAAAGCTGCAAGGTCGGCGTCGTCGATATGGCCGGGAAGGCGGATTCGATCGCCGGGGTGACGGTGAAAGACGCGGAGGACGCAGCCTTTCTCTCCTTTGCCTATACTCGGGAAACGCCCGAAACGCCCGTTTTGCCCGAGCCGAAGGGGCCTGAAAGGGAATTCGTCGGCGATTACACCGTCGAGGGGAAAGAGAGCTGGCGCGGCGTCGTGACCATTTCCGGCAGGGTTACCGTGCCCCCCGGCTCGGTGCTGAATATCGAGCCGGGCACGAGGGTGAGGTTCAGAAAGAAAGACACCGACGGAGACAACCTCGGCGAGGGCGAGCTTCTGGTCACCGGCTCGATACGCGCCGTGGGTCTGAAGGAAAACCCGATAGTCTTCGAGTCCGCCGAGCGTAGTCCCTCTCCCGGCGACTGGGACAAGGTGAGCGTCATCTCCTCCGAAGACCCCGAAAACGTCTTTGAAAACACCCTCTTTCGCTATGGCGTGCAGGGGCTTCACGGCCATTTTTCAAACCTCACCGTCAGGGATTCGACCTTCGTGTCGAATATCCGGGCCGTGCAGTTTCAGGAGAGCGAGCGCACCACAGTAACCGGCTCCACCTTCATCGGAAACAAGCAGGCCGTCCGCTTTCGGGATTCCGCCGTAACCATCGAGAACTGTTTCTTTTCCGGGAACGATTACTCCGTCCACGCCTTCCGGGGCTCGCTCGATTTTCGGGGAAACAGGGTAATCGGCTCGAAGCTCGGGGGAATGCTGGCGAAGGAGTGCTCCCTCAAGGTTGAAAACAACCTCTTCGACCTCGGCAGGAACTCTCTCAAGGTCAAGGGGGAGGGCGCCTTCCTGACCCTCAGGGCCAACAAACTTCTCAGAAACACCGAGAGCGCGCTTTCCCTCAGCTACGCCGAAGGCGAGATAACCGGCAACGAGTTCGACCTCGCCGGTCTCGACCTCGTCGGCGTCGAGGAAGGCAAGGTGGCCTTTCGGGACAACGTCTTCGGCCTGGCCAAACGCCATTCCATCCACCTCAGCGGCTCCAAAGGCATCGACGCCGCGCAAAACTGGTGGAACCCCGAAAATCCGCCCGAAAAATCCATTTACGACGGGAAAGACGATCCCTCCCTCGGCCTCGTAACCTTTGAACCCGCTAAAGAATGGGCTACCCGCCCCCATTAG
- a CDS encoding AgmX/PglI C-terminal domain-containing protein translates to MGAFGFTGKSRPAHGASHLHVQVERGGSVAGRHVFDKGSFRWGPSTSNEMVYPIEGVKGSEVVFHAAKEGMELFVRPGMTGEITAGSSTLKVEDLGDFGLLRGSAPEQTLLVTEKMGGWVDYRGLRVFFTFGPAPAPAVEEKPAEAAAPARAPVSEQGAPQRPAAPPAKPARPAKPSLPRGEAPGRRFKPIPPTPKHLRRDFMSKEDRHFTYVVTGLYVFMVICNIYLSSIYVKEPPKIEKIPERFAKLIYEAPQAQTRVKKELEEKKKKEEASQKLVEAKSSSAVAERVAEAPREQPRAQAAEPSGGGGGGGIEPTAEQMAQRREAIRKEVSKKGLLGVLGGKGGAAVSRARGSILQGGGRSSVDLDKLLGSVGGLKAGANGGAGGSGDGTGGEWKGARVEGATLDSSNVGASSQRVANLEQRKDTAVKSAETAQVEDISMKEAVSIINRTVETYLGGIRYLYNRELRKNAELEGKVTIAISIDPEGAVTSVELVETTMNAPELIDGIIARIKRWTFPKVAQKTITVKYPFVFFPSM, encoded by the coding sequence ATGGGCGCGTTCGGCTTCACCGGAAAATCGCGCCCGGCTCACGGGGCGTCGCACCTCCACGTACAGGTGGAGAGGGGCGGGAGCGTAGCCGGAAGACACGTCTTCGACAAGGGTTCCTTCCGCTGGGGCCCTTCAACCTCCAACGAGATGGTCTATCCCATCGAAGGGGTAAAGGGTTCCGAGGTCGTCTTCCACGCCGCGAAAGAGGGGATGGAACTCTTCGTCAGGCCTGGGATGACGGGCGAGATAACCGCCGGAAGCTCGACCCTCAAGGTCGAGGACCTCGGGGATTTCGGCCTGCTTCGGGGCAGCGCGCCGGAGCAGACCCTCCTCGTCACCGAAAAGATGGGCGGCTGGGTGGATTATCGCGGCCTGAGGGTGTTCTTCACCTTCGGCCCTGCGCCCGCTCCCGCCGTCGAGGAAAAACCCGCCGAAGCAGCCGCTCCCGCGCGCGCGCCGGTTTCGGAACAGGGCGCTCCGCAACGTCCCGCCGCGCCGCCCGCGAAACCGGCCAGGCCCGCGAAACCCTCTCTCCCCAGGGGCGAAGCTCCCGGAAGAAGATTCAAGCCGATTCCTCCGACGCCGAAACACCTCAGGCGCGACTTCATGTCGAAGGAGGACCGGCATTTTACCTACGTGGTCACCGGTCTTTACGTTTTCATGGTCATCTGCAATATCTACCTTTCCTCTATTTACGTAAAAGAGCCCCCTAAGATTGAGAAGATACCCGAGCGTTTCGCGAAGCTGATTTACGAGGCCCCTCAGGCTCAGACCCGTGTGAAAAAAGAGCTCGAGGAAAAGAAGAAGAAAGAAGAGGCCAGTCAGAAACTCGTCGAGGCAAAATCATCTTCTGCTGTCGCCGAAAGAGTTGCCGAAGCGCCCCGCGAACAGCCCAGGGCGCAGGCCGCCGAGCCTTCGGGCGGCGGTGGCGGCGGCGGTATCGAACCAACTGCGGAGCAGATGGCGCAGCGCCGCGAGGCGATACGCAAAGAAGTCTCCAAGAAGGGTCTCCTGGGCGTCCTCGGAGGCAAGGGCGGCGCAGCCGTTTCAAGGGCGCGCGGCTCCATACTCCAGGGCGGGGGAAGGTCTTCGGTCGATCTCGACAAACTGCTCGGCAGCGTGGGCGGCCTCAAGGCGGGCGCGAACGGCGGAGCCGGAGGCAGCGGCGACGGCACCGGAGGCGAGTGGAAGGGCGCGAGGGTCGAGGGCGCAACGCTCGACTCCTCCAACGTCGGAGCCTCCTCGCAGCGCGTAGCGAATCTCGAACAGAGAAAAGACACGGCGGTAAAATCCGCCGAGACCGCCCAGGTCGAAGACATAAGCATGAAGGAGGCGGTGTCGATAATAAACCGCACCGTCGAAACTTACCTCGGCGGAATACGGTATCTTTACAACAGGGAACTGCGCAAAAACGCGGAACTGGAGGGCAAGGTCACCATCGCCATCTCCATCGACCCGGAAGGCGCGGTCACCAGTGTGGAACTGGTGGAGACGACGATGAACGCCCCCGAGCTGATCGACGGAATTATCGCCCGGATAAAGCGCTGGACCTTCCCCAAGGTCGCGCAAAAGACGATAACCGTAAAATATCCCTTCGTCTTCTTTCCGAGCATGTAG
- a CDS encoding MotA/TolQ/ExbB proton channel family protein: MFSSIAKFLHDGGTYMYWITAIMFFGIAVSAERLFFLLKRFDVDGRKFYTELRRLVENGDMAAARALCTDAPLPRILGAGLEVAGKSETAIQNAVDEAALAVIPSIEKRTPYISMVANVSTLLGLIGTIQGLIFAFDALANADPSQKGALLAQGIAMAMYTTYYGLMVAIPHMIVYAYIQAKTTKIITEIDEYSVKFINFLIARQKGE; encoded by the coding sequence ATGTTCTCATCAATAGCAAAGTTCCTTCATGACGGCGGAACCTACATGTACTGGATCACCGCGATCATGTTTTTCGGGATCGCGGTCTCGGCGGAGAGGCTTTTCTTTCTCCTGAAGCGTTTCGACGTCGACGGAAGAAAGTTCTACACCGAGCTTCGCAGGCTGGTCGAAAACGGCGACATGGCGGCCGCGAGGGCGCTTTGCACCGACGCTCCGCTTCCCCGTATACTCGGCGCGGGTCTCGAAGTCGCGGGCAAGAGCGAGACGGCGATACAGAACGCCGTCGACGAGGCGGCTCTCGCAGTTATCCCTTCAATCGAGAAGAGAACCCCCTACATCTCGATGGTGGCGAACGTCTCAACCCTCCTCGGCCTCATCGGCACGATTCAGGGCCTCATCTTCGCCTTCGACGCGCTGGCCAACGCCGATCCCTCCCAGAAGGGCGCGCTCCTCGCGCAGGGCATAGCGATGGCCATGTACACCACCTATTACGGCCTCATGGTCGCCATCCCGCACATGATCGTCTACGCCTACATACAGGCGAAGACGACCAAGATAATCACCGAGATCGACGAGTATTCCGTCAAGTTCATCAACTTCCTGATAGCCCGTCAAAAGGGAGAATGA
- a CDS encoding tetratricopeptide repeat protein, with protein sequence MRKLFLPLALLLAVSLTACVSAPPVVPEGAPGEPGAEAAKEAVAGEVAAEGKAKAGESVAGQAPAGGEATPPEAVIEGVAAPVPEEGAVPAPAAPVVPAAPPPPDLAALTAEANKNFAEGYPNTALEKILVVVAKDPAYPGAKLLQAKIYYVLGDSADGLPLLAELIPKGEGGPEALDTYVRWNERLGKTGEAVAFLEKLASEFPQPPDDLLGSLGWCYYSLGDYPKAISTWEKIGDPAQSLKYALILSRLHYVNGDLTGAERWAKEAQNNTDPLLARRGKLALAEVFLARGRASSSRTILEEIVAEAPEDYETLNALGLLDIRQEKQKEAKEAFLKASEANPARPEAFNNLGLVQRAGGEHKSAEENYRKALFVDGNFAPALKNLAVLYEKYMGRFQDAIPLYEKYLTLRPADEEVQKWLKAANRQAGGGQ encoded by the coding sequence ATGAGAAAGCTTTTCCTTCCTCTGGCGCTTCTTTTGGCCGTCTCCCTCACCGCCTGCGTCTCCGCTCCGCCCGTGGTTCCCGAGGGCGCTCCCGGCGAACCCGGGGCGGAGGCCGCAAAGGAAGCCGTTGCCGGAGAGGTTGCGGCCGAGGGTAAGGCAAAAGCGGGGGAGAGCGTTGCAGGTCAAGCTCCGGCAGGAGGGGAAGCCACTCCTCCCGAAGCCGTGATCGAAGGCGTGGCTGCGCCCGTTCCCGAAGAGGGCGCCGTTCCCGCTCCCGCCGCCCCGGTTGTTCCCGCCGCTCCGCCTCCCCCCGACCTCGCGGCCCTCACTGCCGAGGCGAACAAAAACTTCGCCGAAGGATACCCGAACACCGCCCTTGAAAAGATTCTGGTAGTCGTGGCGAAAGACCCCGCGTATCCGGGCGCGAAGTTGCTGCAGGCGAAGATCTATTACGTCCTCGGGGACTCCGCCGACGGACTCCCGCTCCTTGCCGAGCTTATCCCGAAGGGCGAGGGGGGACCCGAGGCGCTCGACACTTACGTCAGGTGGAACGAAAGACTGGGAAAGACCGGCGAAGCCGTCGCCTTCCTCGAAAAGCTGGCCTCCGAGTTCCCCCAGCCGCCGGACGATCTTCTGGGGTCTCTCGGATGGTGCTACTACTCCCTCGGCGATTACCCGAAGGCTATTTCGACGTGGGAAAAGATAGGCGACCCGGCCCAGTCCCTGAAATACGCCCTCATCCTCTCCCGGCTTCATTATGTGAACGGCGACCTCACCGGCGCTGAACGCTGGGCCAAAGAGGCGCAGAACAATACGGATCCGCTTCTGGCGCGGCGCGGAAAACTCGCCCTCGCGGAGGTTTTTCTCGCGAGGGGAAGAGCCTCCTCTTCCCGTACGATTCTCGAAGAGATCGTCGCCGAAGCGCCCGAGGATTACGAGACTCTGAACGCCCTCGGTCTGCTGGATATCCGCCAGGAAAAGCAAAAAGAGGCGAAGGAGGCGTTTTTAAAGGCCAGCGAGGCAAACCCCGCGCGCCCGGAGGCCTTCAACAACCTCGGGCTGGTGCAGAGGGCGGGCGGCGAGCACAAAAGCGCCGAGGAAAACTACAGAAAGGCGCTCTTTGTCGATGGCAACTTCGCCCCTGCGTTAAAGAATCTGGCCGTGCTGTACGAAAAGTACATGGGACGTTTTCAGGACGCCATTCCCCTCTACGAGAAATACCTGACGCTTCGGCCCGCCGACGAGGAAGTCCAGAAATGGCTCAAGGCGGCCAACCGGCAGGCTGGAGGCGGACAATGA
- a CDS encoding tetratricopeptide repeat protein — translation MKRFSLILVFLAFLAGCAAAPPAEEPAVAAPAPVAEAPAAPEKKPTVEETTEKIRQERPKSLKDAREKAAEKIALLEEKRKTGGKKKKAVSESSVMKKYQDLLALPGTPEARKPEILLRLSELAYREEESALKKSFEDGSEGEILPGDRYPRSIVFYRQLADNYPKTEQALTAMYNLGYLYGEEGEIVLSARYYGKVLELSPDTPYATEIHMRMGESAFNLGQYKEAVKQYGQVLASKREEYLQKALYKLGWAHYKLDEYGAAVEVFSRILDDEKESRENLKTETLDITGRNFVEWGGVEGLKKYLAGREAGKKYGDLLYRKVGDLYMEASRHADAVATYTAAIEAYPLTTLALHMEQNVITAYLALQNAEAANARRQSWYERYRPATPWDEANGAALGQERDKMLEKGLRLAAIYRHSRAQRGEEAINASIQQYERYLELFGMNTEDGYEMANSGAQAYKEAGQFRKSADLYSKVAEAGDFTSHRENASYRRVEVLGLLFKQDPSCLDEYLAAHWRYVELNPESELVPKLLFAAGEIAFEAERFPAAREAFVKLVEEHGGNAMNADATERVARSYFRENNFPEAEEWARKVKKKKPSGETLDRALKLISFSVFKQAEEAEAAGDLNMASKHFFRLVDEFPEGEAAQIALYRAAEALRKLGKEEKAAAVYKRLADEYKTSRFAQSALTLSSEILSSLGDWSGVAENYENLYRLTPDAPDAAGYLFKAATAREKGSEDEKAIALFDEFMAKYPADGRKAEILYRQGLMLDKGGKSDKASEKYLLAWNTPAEGDAALFRAKAALVLADKELVSFRAVELKGDLEKALEMKETHLDVALEHLLNAATLPFSETLSEALFRAGEGFEQMKVALLESERPAGMTPEEEEEYKLLLEDKAFPLEERAIEFYKKGVDAARLAGIWNGWIEKIYARMENLLPWAFLRVEEASLASPPLPFPGREWEGGK, via the coding sequence ATGAAGAGGTTTTCCCTAATCCTTGTCTTCCTCGCCTTTCTGGCGGGCTGCGCGGCGGCCCCTCCGGCTGAGGAGCCCGCTGTGGCTGCGCCCGCTCCCGTCGCCGAAGCTCCCGCCGCCCCGGAGAAAAAGCCGACCGTCGAGGAGACTACCGAGAAGATACGTCAGGAGAGGCCCAAATCCCTGAAAGACGCGCGTGAAAAGGCGGCCGAGAAGATCGCCCTGCTGGAGGAGAAGCGCAAGACCGGCGGAAAGAAGAAAAAAGCCGTGAGTGAAAGCTCGGTGATGAAGAAGTATCAGGATCTCCTCGCCCTCCCCGGAACCCCGGAGGCCAGAAAGCCCGAGATTCTTCTTCGCCTTTCGGAGCTGGCCTACCGCGAGGAAGAATCGGCGCTAAAAAAATCCTTCGAGGACGGCTCCGAGGGAGAGATACTTCCGGGCGACCGCTACCCGCGCTCGATAGTTTTCTACCGCCAGCTCGCAGACAACTACCCTAAGACCGAGCAGGCGCTTACGGCCATGTACAACCTGGGCTATCTCTACGGCGAGGAGGGCGAGATTGTCCTCTCCGCGCGCTATTACGGCAAGGTTCTGGAGCTTTCGCCCGATACCCCCTACGCCACCGAGATTCACATGCGCATGGGGGAATCCGCCTTCAACCTCGGCCAGTACAAGGAGGCGGTGAAGCAGTACGGCCAGGTTCTGGCGAGCAAGCGCGAAGAGTACCTGCAAAAAGCCCTCTACAAGCTGGGGTGGGCGCACTACAAGCTGGACGAGTACGGGGCCGCCGTCGAGGTCTTCAGCAGGATACTGGACGACGAGAAGGAATCGCGCGAAAACCTCAAGACCGAGACGCTCGACATAACCGGGAGGAACTTCGTAGAGTGGGGCGGGGTTGAGGGGTTGAAGAAGTACCTCGCGGGAAGGGAGGCGGGCAAGAAGTACGGCGACCTTCTTTACCGGAAGGTCGGCGACCTCTATATGGAAGCCAGCCGCCACGCGGACGCAGTGGCCACTTACACCGCCGCCATAGAAGCCTACCCCCTGACCACGCTCGCCCTCCACATGGAGCAAAACGTCATCACCGCGTATCTTGCCCTCCAGAACGCCGAGGCCGCCAACGCAAGGCGGCAGAGCTGGTACGAGCGCTACCGGCCGGCGACTCCCTGGGACGAGGCCAACGGAGCCGCGCTGGGGCAGGAACGGGACAAGATGCTGGAAAAGGGGCTTCGCCTCGCGGCAATCTACCGCCATTCGAGGGCGCAGCGGGGAGAAGAGGCCATAAACGCCTCAATTCAACAGTACGAACGCTACCTCGAACTCTTCGGAATGAACACCGAGGACGGCTACGAGATGGCCAACTCCGGCGCGCAGGCTTACAAGGAGGCGGGGCAATTCAGAAAGTCCGCCGACCTCTACTCGAAGGTGGCGGAGGCGGGCGATTTCACCTCACACCGCGAAAACGCCTCTTACCGGCGCGTCGAGGTGCTTGGACTTCTGTTCAAGCAAGACCCGTCGTGTCTGGACGAATACCTTGCGGCGCACTGGCGCTACGTGGAACTGAACCCCGAGTCGGAACTCGTTCCCAAGCTGCTCTTCGCCGCCGGAGAGATAGCTTTCGAGGCGGAGAGGTTCCCCGCGGCGAGAGAGGCTTTCGTGAAGCTGGTGGAGGAACACGGCGGAAACGCGATGAACGCCGACGCCACCGAGAGGGTCGCGAGGTCATATTTTCGCGAGAACAATTTCCCCGAAGCCGAGGAATGGGCGAGGAAGGTAAAGAAGAAAAAGCCTTCCGGAGAGACTCTCGACCGGGCGCTGAAGCTGATCTCCTTTTCCGTCTTCAAGCAGGCGGAGGAAGCCGAGGCCGCCGGCGACCTGAACATGGCCTCCAAGCACTTTTTCCGCCTCGTCGATGAATTCCCCGAGGGGGAGGCCGCGCAGATAGCCCTCTACCGCGCCGCCGAAGCCCTTCGCAAGCTCGGCAAGGAGGAGAAGGCGGCGGCGGTCTACAAGCGGCTCGCCGACGAATACAAGACCTCCCGTTTCGCTCAGTCTGCGCTCACCCTCTCCTCGGAGATTCTTTCCTCCCTCGGAGACTGGAGCGGGGTCGCCGAGAACTACGAAAACCTCTACAGGCTGACTCCCGACGCCCCGGACGCTGCGGGATATCTCTTCAAGGCCGCGACGGCGCGGGAAAAGGGCTCCGAGGACGAAAAGGCCATAGCCCTTTTCGACGAGTTCATGGCCAAGTACCCGGCTGACGGGAGGAAGGCCGAGATTCTCTACCGTCAGGGGCTTATGCTCGACAAGGGCGGCAAGTCCGACAAGGCTTCGGAGAAATATCTGCTTGCCTGGAACACTCCCGCCGAGGGCGACGCGGCGCTATTCCGGGCCAAGGCCGCTCTGGTGCTGGCTGACAAGGAGCTTGTCTCCTTCCGGGCGGTAGAGCTAAAGGGAGACCTCGAAAAGGCCCTGGAGATGAAGGAGACGCACCTCGACGTTGCTTTGGAGCACCTTCTCAACGCCGCCACCCTGCCTTTTTCAGAGACCCTTTCGGAAGCGCTCTTCAGGGCGGGCGAGGGGTTCGAGCAGATGAAGGTCGCCCTGCTCGAATCCGAGCGCCCCGCCGGGATGACCCCGGAAGAGGAAGAGGAGTACAAGCTGCTTTTGGAAGACAAAGCCTTCCCGCTCGAAGAGCGAGCCATCGAATTCTATAAAAAGGGCGTGGACGCCGCCCGGCTGGCCGGAATATGGAACGGGTGGATAGAGAAAATCTACGCGAGGATGGAAAATCTCCTTCCCTGGGCGTTCTTGAGGGTTGAGGAAGCCTCTCTGGCCTCTCCGCCTCTTCCTTTTCCCGGCAGGGAATGGGAGGGGGGCAAATGA